The following coding sequences are from one Xiphias gladius isolate SHS-SW01 ecotype Sanya breed wild chromosome 14, ASM1685928v1, whole genome shotgun sequence window:
- the dusp12 gene encoding dual specificity protein phosphatase 12 isoform X2 — protein sequence MLLVDPGLYIGTAADLNDRQVLAEAAVSHILSVDSVDPAPLLPADGGFCRKWVNVLDEVTSDLLSHMDDCFLFIQEAVDGGRAAIVHCQAGRSRSATIVTAYLMKRYQLGFSEAYHRLRSVKQDVQVNSGFEEQLCLYEAMHCEVDTSSPLYKQYRLTKITEKYPEMQQFPRELFAVDPANFSSSEVSYRCRKCRRTLFRGSSILSHPVGEGASAFGHKKFSNLTDVQCTSYFIEPVQWMEQALLGVMDGQLLCPKCGSKLGSFSWCGDQCSCGRWVTPAFQLHRNKVDEIRQLHTQK from the exons ATGCTCCTGGTGGACCCCGGTCTGTACATTGGCACTGCGGCCGATCTCAACGACAGGCAGGTACTGGCTGAGGCAGCTGTCAGTCATATCCTGTCTGTGGACTCCGTCGACCCTGCCCCTCTGCTTCCTGCTGATGGTGGCTTTTGCAGGAAGTGGGTTAATGTTCTGGATGAGGTGACCTCTGATCTCCTGAGTCACATGGATGACTGCTTCCTTTTCATTCAGGAGGCTGTGGATGGAGGCCGGGCTGCAATTGTTCACTG ccAGGCTGGTCGAAGTCGCAGTGCCACCATTGTTACTGCTTATCTAATGAAAAGATACCAGCTGGGCTTCAGTGAGGCTTACCACAGACTGAGGAGTGTCAAACAGGACGTACA GGTCAACAGTGGGTTTGAGGAGCAGTTGTGTCTGTATGAGGCCATGCACTGTGAAGTGGACACGTCCAGTCCTCTGTACAAACAATACAGACTGACCAAGATTACTGAGAAGTACCCTG AGATGCAGCAGTTTCCCAGGGAGTTGTTTGCCGTCGACCCAGCCAACTTCAGCTCCTCTGAAGTATCCTATCGCTGCAGGAAATGCAG ACGCACTCTGTTCCGTGGCTCTAGTATTCTCAGTCACCCAGTAGGAGAAGGAGCATCAGCCTTTGGTCACAAGAAGTTCAGTAACCTCACTG ATGTCCAGTGTACATCTTACTTCATTGAACCAGTGCAGTGGATGGAACAAGCTTTACTTGGGGTGATGGATGGACAG ctgctGTGTCCTAAGTGTGGCTCGAAGCTGGGCTCTTTCAGCTGGTGTGGGGATCAGTGTTCGTGCGGTCGCTGGGTCACTCCCGCCTTCCAGCTGCACCGCAACAAAGTGGACGAGATCCGAcagctgcacacacagaaataa
- the dusp12 gene encoding dual specificity protein phosphatase 12 isoform X1 — protein sequence MLLVDPGLYIGTAADLNDRQVLAEAAVSHILSVDSVDPAPLLPADGGFCRKWVNVLDEVTSDLLSHMDDCFLFIQEAVDGGRAAIVHCQAGRSRSATIVTAYLMKRYQLGFSEAYHRLRSVKQDVQVNSGFEEQLCLYEAMHCEVDTSSPLYKQYRLTKITEKYPEMQQFPRELFAVDPANFSSSEVSYRCRKCRRTLFRGSSILSHPVGEGASAFGHKKFSNLTGDVQCTSYFIEPVQWMEQALLGVMDGQLLCPKCGSKLGSFSWCGDQCSCGRWVTPAFQLHRNKVDEIRQLHTQK from the exons ATGCTCCTGGTGGACCCCGGTCTGTACATTGGCACTGCGGCCGATCTCAACGACAGGCAGGTACTGGCTGAGGCAGCTGTCAGTCATATCCTGTCTGTGGACTCCGTCGACCCTGCCCCTCTGCTTCCTGCTGATGGTGGCTTTTGCAGGAAGTGGGTTAATGTTCTGGATGAGGTGACCTCTGATCTCCTGAGTCACATGGATGACTGCTTCCTTTTCATTCAGGAGGCTGTGGATGGAGGCCGGGCTGCAATTGTTCACTG ccAGGCTGGTCGAAGTCGCAGTGCCACCATTGTTACTGCTTATCTAATGAAAAGATACCAGCTGGGCTTCAGTGAGGCTTACCACAGACTGAGGAGTGTCAAACAGGACGTACA GGTCAACAGTGGGTTTGAGGAGCAGTTGTGTCTGTATGAGGCCATGCACTGTGAAGTGGACACGTCCAGTCCTCTGTACAAACAATACAGACTGACCAAGATTACTGAGAAGTACCCTG AGATGCAGCAGTTTCCCAGGGAGTTGTTTGCCGTCGACCCAGCCAACTTCAGCTCCTCTGAAGTATCCTATCGCTGCAGGAAATGCAG ACGCACTCTGTTCCGTGGCTCTAGTATTCTCAGTCACCCAGTAGGAGAAGGAGCATCAGCCTTTGGTCACAAGAAGTTCAGTAACCTCACTG GAGATGTCCAGTGTACATCTTACTTCATTGAACCAGTGCAGTGGATGGAACAAGCTTTACTTGGGGTGATGGATGGACAG ctgctGTGTCCTAAGTGTGGCTCGAAGCTGGGCTCTTTCAGCTGGTGTGGGGATCAGTGTTCGTGCGGTCGCTGGGTCACTCCCGCCTTCCAGCTGCACCGCAACAAAGTGGACGAGATCCGAcagctgcacacacagaaataa